One window of the Eucalyptus grandis isolate ANBG69807.140 chromosome 8, ASM1654582v1, whole genome shotgun sequence genome contains the following:
- the LOC104417618 gene encoding uncharacterized protein LOC104417618 encodes MVAMRAKMVELKSKLAKLEAARVNGVITMQPRADAPKPKEFKGSRVAKDVDNFPWYMERYFQTMGMTNDRRRSDDRNGDPIMTWAWFVEEFRQTYYPAYATEEVRGELKRLEQKVEVRDYVKRFSKLLLQILSMIETEAFHQFMSGLKPWVKQELKRCNATDLTTATSVAESLVEYKPSSSTKLDSRPKERANGEGDRSRYNHPNGGKPPSVPPRTQPESSHGGYHCKVRTYKYFFCDSPHMARDCLKEGKLAMLCKENEPREEAQLGSLQIHGSIKVKKAKEPKWMIFIDVKIGGTTMSALMDTRASDLFISKKATKKLNLPVETSDADWLKTVNSKEIPTSGMARDVELHLGPWTAKRISRFLNRINAGVMPFADCICILDKWCQCMVLIYCESRHDRKMLSAMQLTEGLWKGEVTFLAVLKEEGVEESEVPGEMTQVLDAFQVMLPELPKKLPPRREVDHRIELVPDARPPAMAPYRMAPPEFKELRKQLKELLDAGYIRPSKAPFGAPVLFQKKHYGSLRMCIDYRALNKLTVKNKYLIPLIANLFNQLEEAHWFSKLDLQLGYYQVRIAEGDEPKTACVTCYKSYEFFVMPFVLTNALATFCTLMNKLTLEEHVKHLSRVFQLLQENDLYMKSEKCAFAQEEVPFLGHIVEGKRVRMDAAKIHAIVE; translated from the exons ATGGTGGCCATGCGTGCGAAGATGGTCGAGTTGAAAAGCAAACTTGCCAAGCTTGAAGCTGCACGCGTGAATGGAGTGATCACCATGCAACCACGTGCCGATGCACCCAAGCCGAAAGAGTTCAAAGGTTCACGAGTGGCaaaggacgtggacaactttccGTGGTACATGGAACGCTACTTCCAGACTATGGGAATGACCAATGAC CGTCGTAGGTCGGATGATAGGAATGGCGACCCTATCATGACATGGGCTTGGTTCGTCGAGGAATTTCGGCAAACATACTATCCCGCTTATGCGACGGAGGAAGTTCGCGGGGAACTCAAGCGCCTAGAACAAAAGGTTGAAGTCCGCGACTACGTGAAACGGTTCTCAAAGTTGTTGCTCCAAATCCTGTCCATGATCGAGACGGAAGCATTCCATCAGTTCATGAGCGGACTCAAACCATGGGTCAAGCAAGAGCTCAAACGGTGCAATGCAACGGATCTCACAACGGCTACTTCCGTGGCCGAGTCCCTTGTGGAATACAAACCATCGTCCTCTACCAAGCTAGACTCTCGACCGAAAGAAAGGGCCAATGGTGAGGGAGATCGGAGCCGATACAACCATCCGAATGGAGGCAAACCACCATCGGTCCCTCCTAGGACTCAACCCGAGTCGAGCCATGGAGGATACCATTGTAAGGTACGCACCTACAAGTACTTCTTTTGCGACAGTCCCCATATGGCCCGAGATTGCCTGAAAGAAGGAAAGTTGGCAATGTTGTGCAAGGAGAATGAGCCACGAGAGGAGGCGCAGTTGGGATCGTTACAGATCCATGGGTCAATCAAGGTTAAGAAGGCTAAGGAACCCAAATGGATGATATTCATAGATGTAAAGATCGGTGGTACCACGATGAGTGCGCTCATGGATACTAGGGCATCCGATCTCTTCATATCCAAAAAAGCCACAAAGAAGTTGAATCTTCCGGTCGAGACGAGTGATGCCGATTGGCTCAAAACGGTGAACTCCAAAGAAATCCCGACTAGTGGCATGGCTAGAGACGTGGAGCTGCACCTTGGTCCATGGACAGCAAAGAGGATATCGAG ATTCCTCAATCGGATCAATGCGGGCGTTATGCCCTTCGCGGATTGTATTTGCATCCTAGATAAGTGGTGCCAATGCATGGTCCTAATCTACTGCGAGTCGAGACACGATAGGAAGATGCTATCGGCCATGCAATTGACAGAGGGGTTATGGAAGGGCGAGGTGACCTTCTTGGCAGTGTTGAAGGAGGAGGGTGTGGAAGAAAGTGAGGTACCGGGAGAGATGACCCAAGTCCTTGACGCCTTCCAAGTGATGCTGCCTGAGCTGCCCAAGAAGTTGCCTCCTCGAAGAGAAGTGGACCACCGGATCGAGCTTGTGCCCGATGCTCGACCGCCGGCCATGGCACCCTATCGCATGGCCCCGCCTGAGTTTAAGGAACTGAGGAAACAACTCAAAGAATTGCTCGATGCGGGGTATATTCGGCCGTCCAAGGCTCCGTTCGGTGCTCCAGTTTTGTTCCAAAAGAAACATTATGGATCTCTCCGTATGTGCATAGATTACCGAGCATTGAACAAGCTCACTGTCAAGAACAAGTACCTGATCCCGCTCATTGCAAACTTATTCAATCAACTTGAGGAAGCCCATTGGTTCTCCAAGCTTGATCTACAATTGGGATACTATCAGGTTCGGATTGCCGAAGGGGATGAGCCGAAAACTGCGTGCGTGACTTGCTACAAATCGTACGAGTTCTTCGTCATGCCTTTTGTCTTGACCAATGCACTAGCTACGTTTTGCACTCTCATGAACAAG CTGACACTCGAGGAACACGTCAAGCATTTGAGTCGAGTTTTCCAGCTTCTCCAGGAAAATGACTTGTATATGAAGAGTGAAAAATGCGCCTTCGCGCAAGAGGAAGTCCCTTTCCTTGGGCACATTGTCGAGGGCAAACGAGTACGGATGGACGCGGCCAAGATCCATGCCATTGTTGAATGA